The Pelobates fuscus isolate aPelFus1 chromosome 2, aPelFus1.pri, whole genome shotgun sequence genome has a segment encoding these proteins:
- the EZR gene encoding ezrin, with amino-acid sequence MPKPVNVRVTSMDAELEFAIQPNTTGKQLFDQVVKTVGLREVWYFGLQYTDTKGFPTWLKLDKKVSAQEVRKENPLQFKFRAKFFPEDVSEELIQDITQKLFFLQVKESILSDEVYCPPETAVLLGSYAVQAKFGDYNKETHKSGYLNSERLLPQRVLDQHKLSRDQWEERIEVWHTEHRGMLKEDAMLEYLKIAQDLEMYGINYFEIKNKKGTDLWLGVDSLGLNIYERDDKLTPKIGFPWSEIRNISFNDKKFVIKPIDKKAPDFVFYAPRLRINKRILQLCMGNHELYMRRRKPDTIEVQQMKAQAKEEKLQKQLERQQLESEKKRREAIEKEKDQMIKEKEQLMHRLHEYEEQTKRAERELSEQIQKARELEEEKRRAQLEAERLEAERIAALHAKEELERQAIDQMKSQEQLAAELEEYTSRITMLEQARKVKEEEVGEWQLRAQEAQSDLLRTKEELHMVMAAPPLPLPPPPVYEPVRDYVHENLHEDGMEYSAEFTNEYFQDDRKEEERITEAQKNERVQKQLMALTNELSQARDETKKTHNDMLHTENLKVGRDKYKTLRQIRQGNTKQRIDEFESM; translated from the exons GTCAATGTCCGTGTGACCAGTATGGACGCAGAGTTGGAGTTTGCTATACAGCCCAACACTACAGGCAAGCAGCTTTTTGATCAG GTGGTTAAGACTGTGGGTCTAAGAGAAGTGTGGTACTTTGGACTGCAGTATACGGATACCAAAGGATTCCCGACATGGCTGAAGCTTGATAAAAAG GTTTCTGCTCAGGAAGTGAGGAAGGAAAACCCTCTTCAGTTCAAGTTCCGTGCCAAGTTTTTCCCTGAGGATGTTTCAGAGGAGCTTATTCAGGACATTACCCAAAAGCTATTTTTCCTTCAAGTAAAAGAGAGCATCCTGAGCGATGAGGTGTATTGTCCCCCTGAGACCGCTGTCCTTCTTGGCTCATATGCAGTGCAGGCCAAATTCGGGGACTATAACAAAGAAACACACAAGTCTGGATACCTCAATTCAGAACGCCTTCTGCCACAAAG GGTTTTAGACCAGCACAAGCTTTCCAGAGATCAGTGGGAAGAAAGAATTGAGGTGTGGCACACAGAACACCGTGGCATGTTGAA agaagatGCTATGCTGGAATATCTCAAGATTGCTCAAGATTTGGAGATGTATGGAATCAACTactttgaaattaaaaataagaaaggaaCTGACCTCTGGCTGGGAGTAGATTCACTGGGGCTAAATATTTATGAGCGAGATGACAA ATTGACCCCGAAGATTGGTTTCCCCTGGAGTGAAATCAGGAACATCTCCTTTAATGACAAGAAGTTTGTTATTAAACCCATTGACAAGAAGGCACCT GACTTTGTGTTCTATGCTCCTCGTCTTAGAATCAACAAGCGCATTCTGCAGCTTTGCATGGGTAACCATGAGCTATACATGCGCCGCAGAAAGCCAGATACAATTGAGGTGCAACAGATGAAAGCACAGGCCAAAGAAGAGAAGCTTCAGAAACAACTGGAacg ACAACAGCTGGAAAGTGAGAAAAAGAGGAGAGAAGctattgaaaaagaaaaagatcAGATGATAAAAGAAAAGGAGCAACTGATGCATAGGTTACATGAATATGAAGAGCAGACAAAGAGAGCCGAACGAG AGTTATCTGAGCAGATCCAAAAGGCTAGAGAACTTGAAGAGGAGAAAAGAAGAGCTCAGCTAGAGGCAGAGAGACTGGAGGCTGAACGCATTGCTGCTCTACATGCTAAGGAAGAATTGGAAAGGCAAGCTATTGATCAAATGAAGAGTCAAGAGCAGCTG gcGGCAGAGCTGGAAGAATATACATCTAGAATAACAATGCTTGAGCAGGCAAGGAAAGTCAAAGAGGAAGAAGTGGGTGAATGGCAACTAAGG GCCCAGGAAGCCCAGAGTGACTTACTGAGGACAAAAGAAGAGCTACATATGGTGATGGCTGCTCCACCACTGCCGCTGCCACCACCACCAGTGTATGAGCCTGTTAGAGATTATGTCCATGAAAACCTACACGAGGATGGAATGGAATACAGCGCAGAGTTTACCAATGAATACTTCCAGGATGACCGCAAAGAAGAGGAACGCATTACTGAAGCACAGAAAAATGAACGTGTTCAGAAGCAGCTCATG